In Pseudomonas sp. HR96, the DNA window TGACCAGGATCAGCTCGGCGCCATAGGCGGTCATCGCCGCCTTGCGCTCGGCGGTGGAGTTGTCGGGCATGATCAGGATCATCTTGTAACCCTTGATCGCCGCGGCCATGGCCAGGGCAATACCGGTGTTGCCGGAGGTGGCTTCGATCAGCGTGTCGCCGGGCTGGATCTGCCCGCGGCTCTCGGCGCGGTTGATCATCGACAGCGCCGGGCGGTCCTTGACCGAGCCGGCCGGGTTGTTGCCCTCGAGCTTGAGCAGGAGAGTATTGCGGGTGTCACCGCCCAGGCGCTGCAAGCGCACCAGCGGCGTATTGCCGACGCAGTCGGCGATGGTGAGGTACTGCACGGTCATGGTGTATTCGCAATCCAGCCTGCGGGGGTCGCCTATCATACCGGCAAACGCTGCCAGTCCATATCACGCAAAGTGCAGACAGCTGATCGTCTGGTTATAAGGAGGCATCTGCCAGTACGGTAGCAGGGGATGGTTCGACCGCCCGGCGCAGGCGCAGATTGAGCCGCAGGCCATGGCGGGTGTTCTGCGCCCACAGCGCCCCGCCCTGGGCCTGCAGGGCGTTGCGCGCAATGCTCAGGCCAAGGCCGAAGCCGCCGTCGCCGGGCCGTGAGCCGTCCAGGCGGATGAACGGGTCGAAGATCCGCTCCAGATCCTCGGCTGCTACGCCGCCGCCTTCGTCGTCAAGCCACAACAGCCACTGTTCGCCTTGCAACTGGCCATGCAGGCCGATGCGGCCATGGCTGGGCGAGTGGCGGATGGCATTGCGCAGGATGTTTTCCAGGGCCTGGGCCAGGGTGTCGAGGTCGCCCAGTACCCAGCATTCAGCGGGCACGGTGCACAGTAACCGGGCTGCGGGCCAGCGGGTTTCAAAGCAGGCGTTCTCCGCCACCAGCTCCCACAGCGCCTGGACCTGGATCGGTTCCGGCACGCGCGGGCTGCGTTCGGCGTCGAGCCAGGCCAGTTGCAGGGTGTCCTCCACCAGCCGCTGCATGCCATCGACCTCACGCACCAGGCGTTGGCGCAGGCGTTCGCCGTCCAGCTCGCTGTCACCGGCCACCTTCAGGCGGCTCAGCGGGGTGCGCAATTCATGGGACAGGTCGCGCAGCAACTGGTGCTGCAGGGCCACCGTGCCCTGCAGGCGTTCGGACAGCTGGTCGAAGGCGCGACCCAGCTCGCCCAGTTCATCCTTGCGCGTGGTCGCCGCCGGCGACAGGCGCACGCCCAGCGGGTCGGCGCGCCAGGCGTTGGCCTGCTCGCGCAGGAGATTGAGCGGGCGAATCAGCAGGCGGTACAGGCCGGCGCAGAACAACAGGGTCAGCAGACCCGGCAACAGGCCATTGATGATCAACTGCCAGGCCAGTGCATAGCGGCCCGGCAGCATCGGCGCCGGCAGTTGCAGGACCAGGCTGCCGCGCTGCGGCGCCCCCGGGAAGTCCAGCCTGAGCCAGGGCAGGGTCTTGCTGTGCCGGCTTACCGGCCAGTCGACGCCACGCAGGAAGGTCATGTGCCGGTGCATTTCGGCGCTCAGTGGCTGACTGCCCAGCGGTTGCAGATCGGCGCCCACCAGGGTCGCCGGGCTGTCGGGATGGACCTCGGCGTACGCCGCCAGCCAGCGGTCGGCCCCCGCCTGGCCGCCGTCTAGCCAGGCCTGCTCGGCTTCACGGGCGTAGCCGCGCAGCTCGGCGCGGGCCTGCTCGGACAGGTTGGCGTTGCGCTCCTCGACGTAGCGCCCCACCCACCAGCTCAGGCTGATCATCAGCAGGCAGAAGGCGACCAGCATGATCGCCAGCTTCCAGAACAGCGAATGGCGCCCGGGCAGTTTCAACTGTCCAGCTCGCGGCTGCTCAGCACATAGCCTTTGCCCCACACCGTGCGCAGCTGGCGCTCGGCGTAACCGATGGCCTTGAGCTTGCGGCGGATCTGGCTGACGTGCATGTCCAGGCTGCGGTCGTGCTGCGAATAGCCGCGCTGCAGCACGTGCTGATAAAGGAAGGCCTTGCTCAGCACCTCCTCGTGCTGGCGGTGCAGGGTTTCCAGCAGGCGGTACTCGCTGGGGGTCAGCCCGGCGGCACGCCCGTGGCGCGACACGTCGCAGGTCTGCTCGTCGAACGCCAGGCTGTCGGCGATCAGGGTTGGCTGCGGCTCGCGACGGCGTCGCTCGAGGGCCACGCGGCGCAGGATGGCTTCGACCCGCACGTGCAGCTCGTCCATGCTGAACGGCTTGGGCAGGTAATCGTCGGCGCCGCGCCGAAAGCCACTGATACGGTCGCTCTCGGCGCCCAGCGCCGACATCAGAATCACCGGCACCGCCGTGCTTTCGCGCAGGCTTTGCAGGACGTCGAGGCCGTTCATGCCGGGCAGCAGGATGTCCATCAGCACCACGTCGAAAGCCGGGTCACGCGCCAGGTCCAGGCCCTCGCGGCCATTGCGGCACCAGGTGACCTGGAACCCGCAGCGACCCAGCTGCTCGTGGACGTAGGCGCCCAGCACCGGGTCGTCTTCGATGGTCAACACGCGGGGCACGACAGGGTTCGCGGGAGTCATTGACGGCTGCACTTAATTCTCGTTCAGCGATTATTCAGTATCCTCGGACACCCCGCAAGCCACCATTTTCCCCGCCAAAGGTGCACTGCCCGGCCAGTCGGGGTATTTTGCCCACAGGACCAAATTGCCCGGGAGACAGGCGTGTTGAAAAAGCTGGGGATAAAGAGCCGCGTGCTGCTGCTGGCCTTGCTGCCCACCGGGCTGATGGCGGTGGTGCTGGGCGGCTATTTCATGTGGTTGCAGCAGTCGGAGCTCAACACCCAGTTGCTGCGCCGCGGGCAGATGATCACCGAGCAGCTGGCGCCGCTGGTGGCGCCGGCCATGGTGCGCAAGGATCAGGCCTTGCTCGAGCGCATCGCGGCGCAGGCCCTGGAGCAGACCGACGTGCGCTCGGTGTCCTTTCTCGCCGCTGACCGCACGCCCCTGGCCCACGCCGGCCCGAGCATGCTCAACCCGGTGCCGCTGGGCAACAGCACCCAGCTGCTGGAGCGCAGCGGCAGCGACGCGACCCGCTACCTGCAGCCGGTGTTCGGCCGCCATCGCGACCTGGCGGGTGAAGCGGTGCCCAATGAAAGCGACCGCCTGTTCGGCTGGGTCGAGGTCGAGCTGTCCCACGACGGCACCCTGCTGCGCGGCTATCGCAGCCTGTTCGCCAGCGTACTGCTGATTCTCGCCGGGCTGATGGCCACCGCCCTGCTGGCCCTGCGCATGAGCCGCGGGATCAGCGGGCCGGTGCGGCAGATCAAGCAGGCCGTCACGCAACTCAAGGACGGCCACCTGGAAACCCGCCTGCCGGCGCTCGGCAGCCAGGAGCTGGACGAACTGGCGGCGGGCATCAACCGCATGGCCGAAACCCTGCAGAATGCCCAGGAGGAGCTGCAACACAGCGTCGACCAGACCACCGAGGACGTGCGCCAGAACCTTGAGACCATCGAGATCCAGAACATCGAGCTGGACCTGGCGCGCAAGGAGGCGCTGGAGGCCAGCCGGATCAAGTCCGAATTCCTCGCCAACATGAGCCACGAGATCCGCACCCCGCTCAACGGCATCCTTGGCTTCACCCACCTGCTGCAAAAGAGCGAGCTGACCCCGCGTCAGCTGGACTACCTGGGCACCATCGAGAAGTCCGCCGACAGCCTGCTCGGCATCATCAACGAGATCCTCGACTTCTCGAAGATCGAGGCCGGCAAACTGGTGCTCGACAGCATCCCCTTCAACCTGCGCGACCTGCTCCAGGACACCCTCACCATCCTCGCCCCGGCCGCCCATGCCAAGGGCCTGGAACTGGTCAGCCTGGTCTATCGCGACACACCGCTGTCGCTGATCGGCGACCCGCTGCGGCTCAAGCAGATCCTCACCAACCTGGTCAGCAACGCCATCAAGTTCACCCGCGAGGGCACCATCGTTGCCCGCGCCGAGATGCAGGATGAGAGCGAAGACAGCGTGCAACTGCGCATCAGCGTGCAGGACACCGGCATCGGCTTGTCGACCCAGGACGTACGCGCGCTGTTCCAGGCCTTCAGCCAGGCCGACAACTCGTTGTCGCGCCAACCTGGCGGCACCGGCCTGGGCCTGGTGATTTCCAAGCGCCTGATCGAGCAGATGGGCGGCGAGATCGGTGTCGACAGCGAACCGGGCGAGGGCTCGCAGTTCTGGGTCAGTTTGAGCCTGCCCAAGGCCCGCGACGACGCCGAGGACCTGCCGGGCCCGCCCCTGCAGGGCCGGCGCATCGCGATCGTCGACGGCCATGAGCTGGCCCGCCAGGCGCTCAAGCACCAACTGGAGGACTGCGGCCTGGAAGTACTGCCGTTCAATTCCCTGGACCGCATGGCCGACGGCATCAAGGCCGCGCGGGCCGGTGGCCAGCCTATCGAACTGGCGGTACTGGGCATCACCCACCACGAGATTTCCCCGGAAAAACTCGGCAAGCACCTGCTTGGCCTCGACCAGCTGGGCTGCCAGGCGCTGGTGCTGTGCCCGACCACCGAACAGGCGCTGTTCCATGTTGCCGTACCCAACGCCAACAGCCAGCTGCAGGCCAAGCCAGCCTGCACGCGCAAGCTGCGCCGCGCCCTTGGCGACCTGGTCAACCCCAGGCGCCTGCGCAGCGACAGCGAGCAGCCGCCCAGTGATCGGCCGCCGCGGGTGCTGTGCGTCGACGACAACCCGGCCAACCTGCTGCTGGTGCAGACCCTGCTCGAAGACCTCGGCGCCCTGGTGCTGGCGGTGGACAGCGGCCAGGCGGCGATCCAGGCGGTGCAGGAAGACAGCTTCGACCTGGTGCTGATGGACGTGCAGATGCCCGGCATGGACGGCCGTGAGACCACGGAAAAGATTCGCCTATGGGAAAGCGTACAGCCTGGCCCGGCGTTGCCGATCGTCGCCCTCACGGCCCACGCCATGGCCAACGAGAAGCGCGCCCTGCTGCAGAGCGGCATGGACGACTACCTGACCAAGCCGATCAGCGAGCGGCAACTGGCCCAGGTGGTGCTCAAATGGACCGGTCTGGTGCTCGGCCCGCAGCAAGTGGAGCGCAGCCAGGAGGATCAGCCCGACGACCCGAGCCTGCTGGTGCTCGACCCTGCCGAGGGCCTGCGCCTGGCGGCGGGCAAGGCGGACCTGGCCGCCGACATGCTGGCCATGTTGCTGGCCTCGCTGGCGGCCGATCGTGATGCCATTCGTCAGGCCCGCGAGGCCGATGACCATAATGCCCTGATCGAGCGTGTGCATCGCCTGCACGGCGCCACCCGCTACTGCGGCGTGCCGCAACTGCGGCGTGCCGCAACTGCGGGCCGCGTGCCAGCGCAGCGAGACCCTGCTCAAGCAGAACGACCCGGCGGCCATGGCAGCGTTGACGCAACTGGAAGAGGCGATGACCCGCCTGGAGCAACAGGCGCGGGTCAGTGCGTGAAAGGCCGGGGCATCATGCTAGACTGCCGCGCAGATTTTGCGGCCTGCCCTTTTGGTGGCCGCGCCGGAGGACCGATGGTCGAACACGATTTCCGCTACAGCCTGCTGAGCCCGCAACACACCTTGATCGAATGCCGCGCCCTGGTGCCAGGCCGCTATCAGGTCACCGGCAACGGCGGCTCGATCCATAACGACGACGTGCTGCTGGTGACCCTCAAGGGCAGCAAGGACCTGAGCATGCGCCTGACGGTCGAAAAGGTCCGGCACCTGATCAACCCGCGCGGGCAATGGGTGGCCGTGGCCAAGGGCCCGGTGTTCGGCGAGCTGGCAATTCATCAGTGGACCGTCAACTGCGACGGCTGCCAGAAAGCCCTGAACTTCGAGTTCGCGGTGGACGCCAAGCTTGGTGCCAAGGCGCAGAAGCCGGCGGCCAGTGCGCGCATCGCCGAGCTGGGCTGGCGCAGCGAGGGCGAACGGCACCTGTGCCCGCAGTGCCAGGCAGGCGCACTGTGAACCGGCTGGCCCTGACTGCCCTGCTCGGCGCCACGCTGCTGGCCGGTTGTGCTGGCCATTCGTCCAAATTGCAGGCCGAACGCACCTATTCGGTGGAGTGGATCGGCGACCGGCCGCTGCTCGACAACAGCCACCTGACCCTGACCCTGGCCAGCGACGGCCGCGCCTACGGTACCGCCGGCTGCAACCATTGGTTCGCCGCCTACACCCTGGCGCACCATCACCTGAACTTCGCCACCCCCGGCAGCACCCGGCGCCTCTGCGCCCCGGCGGTGATGGAACAGGAGCAGCGTTTCCTCAAGGCGCTGGAGACCGTGCAGCGCTGGGACATCCAGCCCAACGAGCAACTGCGCCTATGGCCGGAGAATGGCCAGCCATTGCGGCTCTGGCCCGAGGAAGGCTGACCAGGGTCAGGCAGGCCCGGCGGCCGCTCGGGGGCTTGGCCCCCTGCCAGGGCGGCCGCCACCGAGTCGATCCTACAACCCTCCGGCAGCCTTGAGCCGCGCCAGCACACTGCTCGCCGTCTGTTCCCCCAACAGCTGCTCGCGCACCTTGCCCCTGGGGTCGATCAGATAGGTCACCGGCAGCCCTTGGCTCTCCGGCAGGTCGAACCTGGGTGCGGGGTTTTCCGCCAGCACGGTGTAGTCGATGCCCAGGGTCTGGCTGGCCTTGCGCAGCTCCTCGCCCTGCAGGTTGTCGAAGTTGACCCCGACCACTCGCACCCCGGCAGCCTTCACCTGCTGCGCCAGGGCATTGAACTCGGGGATTTCCCGACGGCACGGGGCGCACCATTCGGCCCAGTAGTTGACCACCCGCCAATGCTGGTCGAGTTCCCCGGCAGCGACCTTGCGCCCGTGCTGATCGACACCGTAGTCGCCAGCGCCACAGCCCCCCAGCGTGAACGCCAGCAGTACCACCGCCAGCGCATGCGAAAACTGCCTTGCCACTGCCCTCTCCTCTTCATCGGGATGACGTATCACCAGCCGCCACGGTTAGAATAGCCACCTCTTCAGGCTGGATGCGACTGCCCCATGACCGATCTGACGCTGTACCACAACCCACGCTGCTCGAAATCCCGGGCTGCCCTCGAGTTGCTGGAGGCCCGCGGCCTGCAGCCGACCGTGGTGCGCTATCTGGAAACACCACCCGACGCCGCCACTCTCCAGCACCTGATCGACCTGCTCGGCATTGGCGCGCGGCAGTTGCTGCGCACCGGTGAAGACGAGTACAAGGCGCTGGGCCTGGCCGACGCCAGCCTGGATGACGGCCAGCTTGTCGCGGCCATGGTCGCCCATCCAAAGCTCATCGAGCGGCCCATTCTGGTCAACGGCAACCGCGCCGCCATTGGGCGGCCCACCGACAACCTGCTGGAGATCCTGCCGTGAGCGCCGGTTACATCCTCGTGCTGTATTACAGCCGCCATGGCGCCACCGCCGAGATGGCCCGCCATATCGCCCGCGGCGTCGAACTGGGCGGCCTGGAAGCGCGCCTGCGCACGGTGCCCGCCATCTCCGCCGAGTGCGAAGCGGTGGCCGCGGACATTCCCGAAAGCGGAGCCTTGTACGCCAGCATCGACGACCTTAAACACTGCGCAGGCCTGGCGCTGGGCAGCCCGACGCGCTTCGGCAACATGGCCGCGCCACTCAAGTACTTTCTCGACGGCACCAGCACGCTGTGGCTCAACGGCGCGCTGGTCGGCAAGCCGGCCGGGGTGTTCACCTCCACCGCCAGCCTGCATGGCGGCCAGGAGTCGACGCTGCTGTCGATGATGCTGCCATTGCTGCACCACGGCATGCTGATCACCGGCCTGCCCTACAGCGAGTCGGCGCTGCTGGAGACTCGGGGCGGCGGCACCCCCTACGGCGCCAGCCACCACGCCGGTGCCGACGGCAAGCGCGCCCTGGACGAACAGGAAATCGCCCTGTGCAAGGCCCTGGGTTCGCGCCTGGCCGCCACCGCTGCGCGGCTGGAACCCTGAGCGTTCGCCGCTGCCTTACGAAGCCCGGTCGAGGATGTGAAGTAGATGCAGGATTACAAATGGCTTAACGAATACTGCCTGAACCGGTTCGGCTCGGCGAAGGCGTTGCAGGCCCAACTGCCGGTAGCGCAGACCCCGGCCCAGCTGCGCAGCATTGGCGCCGATCGGTACCTGTCGACCATGGCCTTGCGGGTGTTCCGGGCGGGCCTCAAGCACAGCCTGGTGGACGCCAAGTGGCCGGCGTTCGAGCAGGTGTTCTTTGGTTTCGACCCGGAAAAAGTCGTGCTGATGGGGGCCGAGCACCTGGAGCGACTGATGCAGGACACCCGCATCATCCGCCACCTGGGCAAGCTCAAGAGCGTGCCGCGCAACGCCCAGCTGATTCTCGACGTGGCCCATGAGCACGGCAGCTTCGGCCAGTTCATCGCTGACTGGCCGGTGACCGACATCACCGGCCTATGGCAGTACATTGCCCGGCATGGCAACCAGATGGGCGGTCTGTCTGCGCCGCGCTTTCTGCGCATGGTCGGCAAGGACACCTTCATTCCCAGCTGGGACGTGGTCGCGGCGCTCAACGCGCAGAACATCGTCGACAAGGTGCCGTCGAGCAAGCGCGACCAGGCCGCCGTGCAGGCGGCGTTCAACCAGTGGCACGCCGAGAGCGGGCGACCAATGTGCGAGCTGTCGGCCATGCTGGCTTTTACCGTGAACCACTAGCCGGAGCGAGGGTAGCGTGGCTGTTTAGAGATTGACCACCGAAACGAACCGCGATGCCGCCGTCTCGTCGATCTTCAACCCGCCGAAATCGAACAGGTTGCGATCCGCCAGTTGCGACGGCACCACGTTCTGCAGGCCGCGGAAGATGCTGTCAGTGCGCCCCGGGTGCTTGCGCTCCCACTCCACCAGCATGTCCTTGACCACTTGGCGCTGCAGGTTTTCCTGGGAGCCGCAGAGGTTGCACGGGATGATCGGGAACTGCTTGAAGTCGGAGTAGGCCTGGATGTCCTTCTCGTTGCAGTAGGCCAACGGGCGGATCACCACGTTGCGGCCGTCATCGGCCCGCAACTTGGGGGGCATGGCCTTCAGCGAGCCATTGAAGAACATGTTGAGAAAGAAGGTTTCGACGATGTCGTCGCGGTGATGCCCCAGGGCCATCTTGGTTGCGCCGATCTCGTCGGCAAAGGTGTACAGCGTGCCGCGGCGCAGGCGCGAGCACAGCGAGCAGGTGGTCTTGCCTTCGGGAATCAGCTCCTTGACCACCGAATAGGTGTCCTTCTCGACGATGTGGTACTCGATGCCCAACTCCTTGAGGTAGGCCGGCAGCACATGCTCGGGAAAGCCGGGCTGTTTCTGATCCATGTTCACCGCGACGATCTCGAACTTGATCGGCGCCACCTTCTGCAGGTGCATCAGCACGTCGAGCATGGTGTAGCTGTCTTTGCCGCCGGACAGGCAGACCATGACCTTGTCGCCATCCTCGATCATGTTGTAGTCGGCGACCGCTTCCCCGGCCAGGCGACGAAGACGTTTCTGCAATTTGTTCTGACTGACCGAAAGAGTGCCCATCTGGAATCCGCGCGAAAGGTATGGCAAAGCCGGGCATTTTACCTGCAAAGGCCGAGCCGCTGTCACCCCATGCCGACCAATTACGCATTGCCGCTTACCGCCACAAGACATCAGATTGAAAGAGCGATTCGCTCTAAAAAACCTGCCCCCGCTGGCTCATACTCGTGGCAGGCATCCCATGGAGCACCGTCATGATTCATCACGTCGTGGGCTTGTTCACCCACCCCGATCAAGAATGGCAAGACATCCGTGGCGACAGGGAAGTCAGCCTTGGCCGGCTGTACTTCACCCACACCCTGATCCTCGCCCTTGTTCCGGCCATTGCCGCATTCATCGGCACCACCCGCACCGGCTGGGTGATCGGCGAGCGCCCTGCCGTACTGCTCAGCGGGGGTGATGCGCTGTGGATGGCCGGCATGTCGTACCTGGCAATGCTCGCCGGGGTGGCAGTGATGGGCATGTTCATCCACTGGATGGCCCGCACCTACGATGCCTACCCCAGCTTCGCGCGCTGCGTGGCCTTCGCCACCTACACCGCGACGCCGCTGTTCATCGGCGGTCTGGCCGCGCTGTATCCGCATCTGTGGCTGGGCATGCTGACCGGCACGGCGGCGATCTGCTACACCGTCTACCTGCTTTACGTCGGCCTGCCGACCTTCATGAACGTGGCCCGTGACGACGGCTTCCTGTTCGCCAGTTCGGTGCTCGCCGTCGGCCTGGTGGTGCTGGTGGCGATCATGGCGCTGACCGTGATCATCTGGGGGCTGGGGGTCGGCCCGGTGTATGTGCCGTGAGCATGCCGCATGTCGCCGGGGGCTCATCAAGCGGTCGGCAGCGGCCGGGTGATGGGGCATAATTGCTCGATCCGGAGATTGACCCAGCATGCCCGAGCAACTCGAGTCCCGCGTCGAAGCCTGTTTCCAGCAGGCTGAAGACTTTTTCAAGCGCTCATTCAAGCGACCGCACGTCAGCCTCAAGCTGCGAGGGCAAAAGGCCGGCGTCGCCCACCTGCACGAAAACCTGCTGCGCTTCAATTCGCAGCTGTACCGCGAGAACCGCGAAGACTTCCTGCGCCAGACTGTGGCCCACGAGGTGGCGCACCTGGTGGCCCACCAGCTGTTCGGCGACCGGATCCAGCCCCATGGCGAGGAGTGGCAGCTGATCATGCGCGGCGTCTACGAGCTGCCGCCCAACCGCTGCCATACCTACGAGATCAAGCGCCGCGGTGGCACCCGATATATCTACCAGTGCCCTTGCACGCCGGAATTCCCCTTCACCGCGCAGCGCCATGGCCTGGTGCGCAAGGGCCGGCGCTACCTGTGCCGACGCTGCCGGGCGCCGCTGGTGTTCAGTGGGCAGACGCGGGTGGAGTGAGTGTGGCCGTTGGTCAAGCCCGCGTTCCCTGGCTTGCAGGCGGAACAAACCGGCCTGGCGGCCTCTCGGGGGCTTTGCCCCCTCCCACCGGCAGGCAGCTTTGCCCGCCCAACAAAAAGCCCATCCGAAGATGG includes these proteins:
- the ttcA gene encoding tRNA 2-thiocytidine(32) synthetase TtcA, whose amino-acid sequence is MGTLSVSQNKLQKRLRRLAGEAVADYNMIEDGDKVMVCLSGGKDSYTMLDVLMHLQKVAPIKFEIVAVNMDQKQPGFPEHVLPAYLKELGIEYHIVEKDTYSVVKELIPEGKTTCSLCSRLRRGTLYTFADEIGATKMALGHHRDDIVETFFLNMFFNGSLKAMPPKLRADDGRNVVIRPLAYCNEKDIQAYSDFKQFPIIPCNLCGSQENLQRQVVKDMLVEWERKHPGRTDSIFRGLQNVVPSQLADRNLFDFGGLKIDETAASRFVSVVNL
- a CDS encoding histidine kinase sensor domain-containing protein; the protein is MLVAFCLLMISLSWWVGRYVEERNANLSEQARAELRGYAREAEQAWLDGGQAGADRWLAAYAEVHPDSPATLVGADLQPLGSQPLSAEMHRHMTFLRGVDWPVSRHSKTLPWLRLDFPGAPQRGSLVLQLPAPMLPGRYALAWQLIINGLLPGLLTLLFCAGLYRLLIRPLNLLREQANAWRADPLGVRLSPAATTRKDELGELGRAFDQLSERLQGTVALQHQLLRDLSHELRTPLSRLKVAGDSELDGERLRQRLVREVDGMQRLVEDTLQLAWLDAERSPRVPEPIQVQALWELVAENACFETRWPAARLLCTVPAECWVLGDLDTLAQALENILRNAIRHSPSHGRIGLHGQLQGEQWLLWLDDEGGGVAAEDLERIFDPFIRLDGSRPGDGGFGLGLSIARNALQAQGGALWAQNTRHGLRLNLRLRRAVEPSPATVLADASL
- a CDS encoding Yip1 family protein, encoding MIHHVVGLFTHPDQEWQDIRGDREVSLGRLYFTHTLILALVPAIAAFIGTTRTGWVIGERPAVLLSGGDALWMAGMSYLAMLAGVAVMGMFIHWMARTYDAYPSFARCVAFATYTATPLFIGGLAALYPHLWLGMLTGTAAICYTVYLLYVGLPTFMNVARDDGFLFASSVLAVGLVVLVAIMALTVIIWGLGVGPVYVP
- the wrbA gene encoding NAD(P)H:quinone oxidoreductase; translated protein: MSAGYILVLYYSRHGATAEMARHIARGVELGGLEARLRTVPAISAECEAVAADIPESGALYASIDDLKHCAGLALGSPTRFGNMAAPLKYFLDGTSTLWLNGALVGKPAGVFTSTASLHGGQESTLLSMMLPLLHHGMLITGLPYSESALLETRGGGTPYGASHHAGADGKRALDEQEIALCKALGSRLAATAARLEP
- a CDS encoding TlpA disulfide reductase family protein yields the protein MARQFSHALAVVLLAFTLGGCGAGDYGVDQHGRKVAAGELDQHWRVVNYWAEWCAPCRREIPEFNALAQQVKAAGVRVVGVNFDNLQGEELRKASQTLGIDYTVLAENPAPRFDLPESQGLPVTYLIDPRGKVREQLLGEQTASSVLARLKAAGGL
- a CDS encoding DNA-3-methyladenine glycosylase I, with amino-acid sequence MQDYKWLNEYCLNRFGSAKALQAQLPVAQTPAQLRSIGADRYLSTMALRVFRAGLKHSLVDAKWPAFEQVFFGFDPEKVVLMGAEHLERLMQDTRIIRHLGKLKSVPRNAQLILDVAHEHGSFGQFIADWPVTDITGLWQYIARHGNQMGGLSAPRFLRMVGKDTFIPSWDVVAALNAQNIVDKVPSSKRDQAAVQAAFNQWHAESGRPMCELSAMLAFTVNH
- a CDS encoding response regulator transcription factor encodes the protein MTPANPVVPRVLTIEDDPVLGAYVHEQLGRCGFQVTWCRNGREGLDLARDPAFDVVLMDILLPGMNGLDVLQSLRESTAVPVILMSALGAESDRISGFRRGADDYLPKPFSMDELHVRVEAILRRVALERRRREPQPTLIADSLAFDEQTCDVSRHGRAAGLTPSEYRLLETLHRQHEEVLSKAFLYQHVLQRGYSQHDRSLDMHVSQIRRKLKAIGYAERQLRTVWGKGYVLSSRELDS
- the arsC gene encoding arsenate reductase (glutaredoxin) (This arsenate reductase requires both glutathione and glutaredoxin to convert arsenate to arsenite, after which the efflux transporter formed by ArsA and ArsB can extrude the arsenite from the cell, providing resistance.), with translation MTDLTLYHNPRCSKSRAALELLEARGLQPTVVRYLETPPDAATLQHLIDLLGIGARQLLRTGEDEYKALGLADASLDDGQLVAAMVAHPKLIERPILVNGNRAAIGRPTDNLLEILP
- a CDS encoding SprT family zinc-dependent metalloprotease, producing the protein MPEQLESRVEACFQQAEDFFKRSFKRPHVSLKLRGQKAGVAHLHENLLRFNSQLYRENREDFLRQTVAHEVAHLVAHQLFGDRIQPHGEEWQLIMRGVYELPPNRCHTYEIKRRGGTRYIYQCPCTPEFPFTAQRHGLVRKGRRYLCRRCRAPLVFSGQTRVE
- a CDS encoding META domain-containing protein translates to MNRLALTALLGATLLAGCAGHSSKLQAERTYSVEWIGDRPLLDNSHLTLTLASDGRAYGTAGCNHWFAAYTLAHHHLNFATPGSTRRLCAPAVMEQEQRFLKALETVQRWDIQPNEQLRLWPENGQPLRLWPEEG